A stretch of the Leptidea sinapis chromosome 17, ilLepSina1.1, whole genome shotgun sequence genome encodes the following:
- the LOC126969167 gene encoding histone-lysine N-methyltransferase, H3 lysine-79 specific-like, with product MAEKDNTKVKEREFIVECIQLYRELSSLWNVKSKEYYDRDKKKADYETLLSEYKEMFPEASKDDVKKKFNSLRTNYRKEFKKHLQSMKSGSDLKKMVPTQQIFAKSAIAAIIMEGQLCLLHRNSVKINSPTVTITPSPTYTRSTPTPTNYNSTPSPRNSEVPREELPHYQQTNTSTVPINPSQIYARSTPTPTNYNSTPSPRNSEVPREELPHYQQTNTSTVPINPSQIYARSTPTPTNYNSTPSPRNSELPREELPHYQQNMYYSQQDIQQNMDNSQQENYAKDMSQYIKLNK from the exons ATGGCAGAAAAAGATAATACGAAAGTTAAGGAAAGAGAGTTTATCGTTGAATGTATCCAATTGTACAGAGAATTGTCGTCTTTGTGGAATGTCAAGAGCAAAGAATATTATGaccgtgataaaaaaaaagctgaTTACGAAACATTGTTGTCCGAATATAAAGAGATGTTTCCTGAGGCAAGCAAAGATGACGTGAAGAAGAAATTCAATTCTTTGAGAACCAACTACCGGAAGGAATTCAAGAAACACCTTCAGTCGATGAAATCCGGATCTG ATTTAAAGAAAATGGTACCAACACAACAAATCTTTGCTAAAAGTGCTATTGCTGCTATTATCATGGAGGGACAATTATGTCTTTTACATCGCAATTCGGTTAAAATAAATAGTCCAACAGTAACAATAACTCCATCTCCGACATATACCAGATCCACGCCAACTCCAACAAATTACAACAGCACGCCATCGCCTCGCAATTCTGAAGTTCCACGTGAGGAGCTGCCACATTACCAACAGACAAATACTTCAACAGTACCAATAAATCCATCTCAGATATATGCTAGATCCACGCCAACTCCAACAAATTACAACAGCACGCCATCGCCTCGCAATTCTGAAGTTCCACGTGAGGAGCTGCCACATTACCAACAGACAAATACTTCAACAGTACCAATAAATCCATCTCAGATATATGCTAGATCCACGCCAACTCCAACAAATTACAACAGCACGCCATCGCCTCGCAATTCTGAACTTCCACGTGAGGAGCTGCCACATTACCAACAGAACATGTACTACTCCCAACAGGATATACAGCAGAACATGGA